The nucleotide window TTGTTTGTTGTAAATATTGCTTGGAATGGATTAAATGTTTGTTTCTAAATGGTTTACAAGTTCTTACGTGAAATGAAGGATTTCCAGGCCAGAATTGGAGATTAATGAAATTGAGTAGAAGACAGGCCCAATCCACATGTTTATGGGTCGTGAAGAAGAGTGTGGACTACGAGTCGTGGGGCCCATGTTAGTGCACCCGCCTAAAGATTGGAAACCCTAGAGCGAGAAGGTGACACGTGATAAGTTTACGGGTCGTAACCCACCCAAACTACCATGGACCGTATTTATGGAATGAGATGTCGTTGAAACCGTAAGAAGTGACGAACTCATAAGAGAATAGCAAAAAACGAGCTGTTGAAGAACACGGATTCAAGGTCGGATCATTCGGAGGAATATTGAAGGAAGAATATCGTACAAAAGGTCGAGCAATCGAACCTTACTGAGTTAGACCCTTCATATTATCGTTTCCTTTTTATTTCAATCATGTATTCACCGAATTCAATAGTTATGCTTGTTATTATGAGTAGCTAACTGCGCCATAGCCAATTAGCCAATTAGGGTATGATGATTTTCAGTATTTTGCATTGAATTGGTTGATTTTGTTATGAAAGTGTGTTTTAGTAAGGTTTGCGTATGATCTTGTAATAGTGTAATTTGTATGTTGAGTATTGATGATCAAATGAGTTTGTCTGGATGATTTTGATCTTTTTATGAGGTTGTTAGATCTACTTTGTTTATCTTTAGACTATGTATCGATTGTTAGTCTAGGGTTGGAAGCTTAGTAGGCCATGGACAAACTTGTTTAGGTGTTGGTAATCATATGGGTCACCAACGGGAAGAATCTGATTAAAAAGATTTAGAAACTAGTTAAGGATTTACTTTAAATTGAGTAGCCTAGATAGTAATTCGCTCGGTTCGTTAATCTGTGGTTGCTAGAACAATATAAGAGAATCTTAGATCATAAGAGATTTGTAAATAACTTAGTTACGTACTTAGAACCGAATAGCTGGGTGCGTCTATAACCTTGTTATTTGGGGATATGGGTTTAACCTGAAAATACCGGTAAAAAGATGGACGTTCATGAATTATATTTAATTACAGTTACAATTGTTTTTCCAATCAATCACATTAAAAATGAAATTCAAATTCTAATTTCAACAATATTTTCGAACCACACATATTAAGTTATTAAACCCATCCCCCGATTCCACTAAATTGGCACACTAAGAAAAAGAAATGCATTGGAAGGATATTATGCTTCTTTTATTTGGCTTAGGCTAGTTACATTTGTGCttctttaaaaaaagaaaaaaaagcatTCAAGTGAATCAACGGCCTAATTTGCTCCTGCTCAAATTTTAAACAAGCCAGCTCTACTAAATTACTTGTTTCAACTTTTAGCAAGAGTTCGAGATATAAACGGTCATCACTAAACATCTATCTATagatataataaaagaaaccatattAGGGATACTTGTTATTATATTAGGCCTTATCTTATAGATAattgttattttagtttaatcttttttaattaataattaattatagataatcatcctattaaatattatttagtttaatatcttatggataattactattaatttaatctcttttaactaattatagataactctcctactaaatattatttagtttaatcttttctaattaattaaagataacttttctactaaatattattttgtttaatctcttttacttaactatagataattattatttattttaaatttaatgcatacttctcatttataatattaactacacgggttgaataaaataaatatacttaGTAACTACATACGTTTTTTGTAATAagatattattaatttttttaattaaaattttaaatttgaatcCGGAAGTAATATATTAGCAAACTTAATACATAAATCGAAAGTTAATAACAAACCCGACCGTGAAATAAAACCGATAACCATTTTGATCGTTTTCACGGTTTTAAATCGAATTTTGAACATCCTTACTAATAACTAATAAGGTCAattgcctttcaaaaaaaaatgcctttaaaaaaaactaataaggtcaatttgtgttttttttataataagtTATTAaaataacttttgaaaatattgtAAAACCACAaagtttgaaatatatatatatatatatataatgtaattatctatagaaaacccactttaatttagaaaatccgggaaactcaaagctcccgatgtttttttcttttgaaaaaatttacacatgttatatacatgtttttaagggttttgggcaaaaaaaatcaaaaaagcgccgagtagatatttttaaaaaaaataaacaagttttggtgtaacacatgttacaaatatgtcagatgaatgtaacatgtgttacaccaaaacttgtttatttttttttaaaaatatctactcggcgcttttttgattttttttgcccaaaacccttaaaaacatgcatataacatgtgtaaattttttcaaaacaaaaaaacatcgggagctttgagtttcccgggttttctaaattaaagtgggttttctatacatccttcccctatatatatatatatatatatatatatatatatatatatatatatatatatatatatatatatatatatatatatatatatttttgtttgatGAAGATATAACttaattagttttattatatATCTAGAGTTTGAACCTGGGTTATAAACCTGGTTAAATCACACAAGGCATATTATTACTGGAGCAAAGATTTTCTTGGTTTTTTctgtaggatcgttagacgacctgatgagtcgatcagaagagtgcttagacagaatcagaggcggaattcattgattcggtcttcgttcagcttgatttcactatttaacgtctctgTTTATTGCACTTTATAACAGGTTACAAGTTCCggagacaaactggcagggcttcgccgttacaccacACAACTACCCTTTAGATCCGCTCATCAGTCCCCTATTTATAGACtgatgggttcgcttatatggacatgaccataaaagcggacctatcaagtgacatatgagcggacctatcaagtgacacataagcggacctacaatATTGACATATAAGCAGACCTATCTAATCTTatgtgtttcttgattttcgttCACTATACAATTAACCcgaacctaagactcgaactaagatgtagtcgacagacaactgcaccaacagactcccccttgaatgttgacggaatcttcagtgagagtcttcaaacattgacaactcttcactcttaatcggtcttcttcaggaactcttcctggaattaagtacctggatctttctctggctctaactttcatcagactccccctatcatcatgctgggatcgccgtctggaattcgttatcaccattgaaatcaactcctggctttatcagtttaaacttcttctcaggttctgatgtatctcctggctttccgtagcaacaggatcagaaacctgcacaactcaaacactctatcacaaaccaaCATAAttctgattcaacttaatgaatcaactaataatctaagaatattcaagaatttatcacatttaacaatttattaaactttccaaaatctgattaatcatttcaaaccaatttaaccaaacctctgatcatcatgtttagcttttgagattttgaattttcagctttccaacatcagttgtcgaaaatctttttgaatttttcaaatatgaaacacaaatgcaataacaacaattaaaatgcagaaatgaaatatatacaaacatatttttgcgagtttgtgcaagaggatcatatcagctgctgactagacactagcaccgttaagctgttatttcattttaagcttttaaacagttcgcgttgattgtcgatattttgatccacttaaattctcacaaaatgttcaacctgttcgggatacagatttagtgttttagaacttaaacatctacatgtgtctcacctcagtatatactcccgatccagaccccagtattcagtcttacaggtgagtataccacagctgatatctgttaaggggttatgtgcgagggccgtgagagctcaggtcgatacttccgtatacgcagagagatgacggcttcgactttaggtgtgtcccctttagaggatctttttgtttcaacagcaaagattatcaattttattgtttaatcaaattgctgagggcgaccttctatttcaaagctttttgcagaaagtattatacggggactaggtcagtacttccatacagcagaagtccggggtaataccccagatatcactaagcataaagacctagtatctcagaatacgggacccttcaaacaggatttcaggggttacctatatatcctggaggtgttccccacgtagacgcaagtgaaatttatatttatatcccaaactgatctactaattctgtgaaaacctatcggcacatctttatcgagactgcttaattgcatttatacattacaaatctttagcgtactatgtcagtctagctgatgtactatcatttcccctttttgcactaaaactcatttttaattttttcgatgtttttgacattttcaaattttctgattttttttttaaaaaattttctttttctccccctaaaatcaaaatatgtttcaattttgattttctgggaaaatttgaaacaaactgtacaaacttgacaacttgatgagaatcacttcaattctccatccatttggcataaacaatcagaactccctctctcaacaaactatttcccattgtgatctcaaaacacttaattttgttttaatcaaaatggtttttccggaaaataagtttggttgattttaccacttgtaatgtttggggatcaaatcatgtagttaactcaagttcaatttaatgaccttgattaaccactagtaggattgatctgattcaaaatctgaaccaacttttttcttttctttaatgttttattttttcggttttttttcttttatctaCACTTAACTTTGAACATGTTATCAATTACACCCCCTTACCTTTATAGAAACTTTGTGAAGTATTATTTGGACCCCATCGAGTTTTagatgcttatttttatgtacgtaaGTCACATATAAAATGTTTTCATACTTGTTTTTATGTATGGTTTTAGTTTGTCTATGTTTTTGCAATAGATattcgtgcttattttatgtacaCGCGATACCATtttttaacttataaaatattatttttttatatgctTCATTTAAGTACATTTCGGTATAAATCCAAATTGATTTATGTTTTAACGTAAATTTTTTTTGGTAATGAGTTGTGtgaaatataatatatttttgtgcttattttatatatgttttcaGTTAGTTTATGTTTTGACGTAAGTTTTGCTCGAAAATAAGTCGGGTGAGACATTTAACGTTATAAATTCAAGTTACTTTAGGTTTCGAAGCCGCTGAAACGCGCCACCTTTATAAATCCTAGTTCAAAATAAACAAAGAACAAGAATAACTCACATCTTTGTCCGTTTTGCGATCAAGTCCCAAGAATAAACCCAGATAGGGCTATCCTGAACGAGCAACTGTGGAATCTCCTCTTCATACGTGTCGGAACACCAGCTTCCTTACAAACCGCCGTCATTTACGTGGCATCTCCACCGCCGCCACATCATCTATATAATAATTCCATATCGTTAACCATCGATCATCATAATTCATTCAGTATACAACAGATGACATCAGAGCAGCAGCGGAAGGAGCTAGACGATAGAGCGAGGAGAGGAGAGACGGTGGTGCCTGGCGGCACCGGTGGCAAAAGCTACGAGGCTCAACAACACCTTGCTGAAGGTAACCTAAACTTAACACAAGTGCATGGTTTCTGTGATGAGATATTAAATTGTGTTTTTGTTGTTAAAATATTGGCTGAAAGGGAGGAGTAGAGGTGGGCAGACGAGAAGAGATCAGCTGGGAACCGAAGGATATCAGGTGATAGGCCGGAAGGGCGGTTTGAGCAGCGGTGATCAAGGCGACCGGAATCGTGGGAAGACTGGTGAAGAAATGGACGTTCATAAGTCCACTGGCTGAGCTGTTTGCATCTTCAGTTTTTGTGCATATAAGATGGAATAATAAACCAACCCTCTAGTCACATTATCTCTGTTTGTTTTTTTACAAGGATACATTAAGCTTGTAACAAAACGAGTGCTTGGtctgatttgttttgttttgttttgttgtgGATTGTAATGTTAATCCAAGTAGCTATGTAACATAGTCCGTTGTGAATTCTATATAAAAAGTATATAAAACGAATGATGGAAAAGATATCTACACTAGGGATTTAGGGTAAACTAGTAATAaggttgcggcgcgggtacattgcAAACATCGTGAAAACACGTGTTTCGACTTATCCGGTTGAACTCAACGTAACATATAGCTAGctgcattgcgattggatcaaaacataGCGTAAATCAAATCTATACCGTACAATCATAATGTATTATATGTAACCCGACTAAATTGAATTTATACCGTCAAGTCATAAACTCTTGAGCTGTCAAAGTGACATTTTAtaaagttcataaaaagttatggggttaaaaattacattttttaaaCTTAAGGGCTAAGAGAGAGTAAGAATGAGATTTGACAAAGTTGAGGGTTAAAAAGAAACTATAACAAAGTTAGGGGTATAAAGGATAGTAACACAAAATCAAAGGGCAAAAAAGGCAACCAGCTTGTTTTTGTCGGTG belongs to Helianthus annuus cultivar XRQ/B chromosome 5, HanXRQr2.0-SUNRISE, whole genome shotgun sequence and includes:
- the LOC110922813 gene encoding em-like protein GEA6, with translation MTSEQQRKELDDRARRGETVVPGGTGGKSYEAQQHLAEGRSRGGQTRRDQLGTEGYQVIGRKGGLSSGDQGDRNRGKTGEEMDVHKSTG